A single Drosophila ananassae strain 14024-0371.13 chromosome 3L, ASM1763931v2, whole genome shotgun sequence DNA region contains:
- the LOC6494146 gene encoding lipopolysaccharide-induced tumor necrosis factor-alpha factor homolog, which yields MNTSAPDTGENVPPLEGGLVVTQIPIYTLNGVGSGAIPLTVGCQSMRVRCPSCKGEVETSLLTAPTRKTHLCAMTLYICCCWPFVCLPYFINYCKSVQHYCPNCGHFIGSYSF from the exons ATGAACACCTCAGCTCCAGACACAGGAGAAAACGTGCCACCTTTGGAGGGAGGTTTGGTGGTGACCCAGATACCAATTTATACCCTTAATGGCGTCGGGTCGGGTGCAATTCCGCTGACAGTTGGTTGTCAGTCGATGAGGGTCCGGTGTCCATCCTGCAAGGGTGAAGTGGAGACCAGCTTGTTGACCGCTCCCACTCGCAAGACCCATCTGTGCGCCATGACCTTGTACATTTGTTG CTGTTGGCCATTCGTGTGCTTACCGTACTTCATAAATTACTGCAAGAGTGTCCAACACTACTGCCCCAATTGTGGGCACTTTATCGGAAGTTATTCTTTTtga